The nucleotide sequence GCGCACCGCTTCCGGAGCGTCGAGCAGGAGAGCGGCACCGGGTGCGACCCGCGCGTGCTCCACGGCCCGCATGAAGCCGCGCAGCGAGGAGAGGTCCGTCCCGCCGACACCGCTGACGAGCAGCGGCCGGCCGAGTTCGGCGGTCGCAGCGCACAGGGCGGCGGCGGCCACCGACAGCACGCGGTACACCTGCTCGCTCTCGCGGTGCAGCCGGCGCTCGGAGGGAGCGAGGGCGATCTCCTCCAGCGGTGTCGTGCCGGGCGAGGCCTGTGCGGGGAACAGCTCGGCCCACTCGGACGCGTGACGGACGGGCAGGTCGCCGAAGGACGCGCCCTCGGAACGCAGCGCCTCCAGGCTCTCCCGAAGCCCGGAGTAGGAGGCTGCGGGCCCTGTGTTCACATCGACTCGGACGACGTTCCCGTGAGCGGTGCTCGAACCCGCCGCGTTCACCATCGGGCGGACACGTTCGCGGCGAGGGCCAGGGGAGCGATCTTGTTCTCGACCTCGTCGAGGTCGAAGTCCACGTCGTCGAGGTCGTCGAGGTTGTCGAGACCTTCGAGCTCGGTGTCGTCCTCGGTGTCCGCCGTGACGACCGTGACCTCGCCCTCGGGGGCTGCGGGGGACTCGGCGGTCGTCGCCGTGTCGGTCTGCGTGGGGTCGGCCTGTGTGAGCTCGGTGATGCCTTCCATGGGGTTCTCCGTTTCGGGTCTCTCAGCGGGAGACCGGATGAATGACGTCAGGGCAGACGGGCAGGACTCGCCAAGCCGCCGCGTGCCGGGGCACGGCGACGCGGACGGCTCGCGGTGAGGGAGGGGGGAGTGAAGGGAGAGGGAGGGGGGTGTGAACGACGGCGGTGGCGCGCCTTCGCGCGTCAGTACGCGGCGGCGCGCACTCGTAGGAAGTCGACGACCTGACCGCCCATCGTGGCCAGTTGGGCCGTGACGCGCGGGTCGGTACTGTTCCCGTCGGGCGCGAGCGAAGTCGTCTCGGTGTTGACCGTGACGCCGAGCGGAGTGGGCCAGCCCCGCAGCGCGTGCACGACGGCGCGGAGGCCTGAGAGGGCCGAGGCGGCCTGCGGGCCGCGGGCGGTGACCACACAGCCGACCGCGCGGCCGTGCAGGTAGGGGCGGGAGTCCTCGCGGAGGTCCTCGATGTAGTCGAGGGCGTTCTTGACGAGGCCCGACACGCCGCCGTGGTAGGCAGGAGTGCCGATCACCAGTCCGTCCGCCCGCTTGATCGCGTCGATCAGTGCCCGTGCCTCCGGTGTCCGCCGCGTTTCCGCCGGGGAGAAGAGCGGCAGTTGCAGATCGGCGGCGCCGAAGAGGAGCGTCCTGGCCCCGGCCGCCCGGGCGGCCGAGAGTGCCGCCCCGACCGCGAGCTCCGTTGAGGACGAGGGACGGATTGTGCCGCCGATGCCGACGACGAGGGGGGCTGCGCTGTCGCCGGGGCCTCTGACTCGTTTCCCGGTGAGGGATCCGATGTCTCGTTCCGTCTCCAGCATGGAGCCACCAACCTTCCTGGCCGAGCGCATGCTTGAAACCTTAATCAGGAGGCGTTACGAGGCCGTTATGCGGACGGTGGCCGACTGCAGCCCAGCCCCCTTGGCTGCGGCCACAGCAGCTGGGCGTACGGTCGTGGTGGGCAGGCGGACCTCATGAGGCGGGGAACACGCCCCCGTGCGCATCATTCGCTCGAAAGCGCGGCGGGTGTCTTCGGTGATACCCACGTCGAGCTCCTCGGACAGCCGACGGCAGCACTGGTCGTACCAGGCCCTGGCTTGGCCCAACTGGCCCAGCTCGCCGTGGAGTTGGATCAGTGTTCGGTAGACGTTCTCCTGGTAGGGATCCACCTGCAGGGTCCGGCGGCACAGGGTGATCGCCTCGGACACGTCCTCCCGGCACAGCGCGTCCTCCAGCAGGTGGCCGAGTGCCGCCAGGACCAGGGACCGCGCCCACTCCTGCTGCTCTCGGACCCACTCGGCGTTCTGCCCGTGCATGAAGTCCCCGCTGTACAGCTGCTGGGCGCGGTGGAACCGGTCGAGCGCGGTGGACCTGTCGTTGCAGGCGGCGGCCCGCCGCCCCTCGCCGCAGAGCCTCTCGAACTCCTCGATGTCAAGCCACAGGTCATGGGCTCGCAGGGTGTATCCGCCGTTCTGGGAGACGATTTCGGCCGCCGGGCATTCGGCGTCCCCGGTGTCCGCGCCTCTGAGAATTTGGTCGACCGCGTGCTTGGCCACCCGTATGGAACTCGACTGCGGTGATCTGACCTTCTCGGGCCACAGGGCTTCGTGGAGTTCGTCACGGTCGACCGTACGGCCACGGTTGACGAGGAGATACAGGAAGAGGTCTCGTGCTTTGCCGGCTCGCCACCGAATGATCCGGCGCCCCTCCACACTCAAGGAGAAAGAGCCGAGGCAGTGCGCAACGATGCGGGCGGAAACAGCGGATGAAGGCAAGACAGCCCCTATTCTCGCTGGAACGAGACAGGCGTGCCCGCACCCATCCGGGAGGATGCTGCGGAAATGAGTGAGTCCGCTGGTCAGGCGGCCCATGGTGCACGTTTCTGTCGCTAGCTCCGGGCGGACGGCCGAGACGCTCCCCGGCCGATGCAGACACAGTCTTCATAGAAAAGTTATGAAGGCAACGCATCTTCTCAGTGGCTGGGAATGAAATGAGCCACCTTGCATATGCCATTCGGATTGCGACATCTCCCAGCAGTCAATACACGGCCCTGCGATTAAAGCCGAGCCCAGCGGGGAAGAAAGGACGCTTACGGCTGGTGAAGTACGTGGCACCTCCTTGGCAGAGGCGCCACGAAGTGAATACTCAGTAACTTTTGTACGACAGGGCGTCGGCGGCGCCCATCACCGCGTGTACCGCGCCGGGGACGTGGGCGCGACCCATCTCACCGGCCACACCCAGTGCCGCGAGGGGGCGCCCGTTCGTACCCCGGATGGCGGCGACGACCTCGGTGACCCCCGGGTTCAGCTTGCCCTCGACCACGATGTGCCCGGTGCGCTCCGCGCGTTCCACGATGTTGTCCGGCCAGGCACGCTCGACGGGCTCGGCGATGAGGGTGCGCGCCTCCGGGTTCTGGGCCTGGGCCGGCAGGAGCAGTCCCATGCCGCAGCCGCCCAGCGGTATCCGGTCGCCGGGACCGGGGAGTGCGGCGATGTGCACCTGGCCGGGCAACACCTCCAGCAGCACTATCTCGTCGGCGTCCCGCATGCCCAGCAGCACGGCGGCACGGGTACGGACGGACAGCCTGAGCATGTGGGGCAGGGCCGCGTGGCGGAGATTGGCGAGAGGCGCCCCGGACACCGCCTCCCACAGCCGCAGGCCGATGCAGTACTCGCCCCCGCCCCGGCGCTCCAGCGCGCCCAAGGCCACCAGCTTCGTCATCAGGCGGTAGGTGGTCGCGACCGGCAGCCCCGAGCGCCTGCACAGTTCGTTCGCCGTGAGCGTCGAGTTGCCTCGGTCGAACGCCATGAGGATGCGCATGGTCCGGGCGGTGATCGAGCGGTCTTCTTCCGAGGACGTGAATAAGGAGGACATCCCTGCTGGTCCTTTCAGGAATGCGCGTACGGGTGCGGTCGCGACGCGCCGGGACGACGGAGGACGGGGGTGGGGCTACGGATCGCCGACCGCCGCCGCGTGGGGCATCCTCCGCCCGCGGGCTGAGGCTTGCGCAGGGATCGGAGAGGACAAGGGGATCGTGTCGTACCGAATGCGGTCGGCTGACGGTCGATTCCGCCGGTCGGCGTCTCGGTTCCTGAGCCGCACCGCGGGCGGTCGGCGGCGGACTACGGATCAAGGAGGTTCTCTCGAAGTTCGAATCCTCCACCAGAAAGCACCGACACGATAATCGTTTCCACGGCTGGAACATGGCACAAGGACACCACAAAAAACCAGGTTCTGGCCCGAGTTCCGGATGCCGGCGGGGCATCGGCCTCGATACCCCGGGGCGACAGACCGAGCAGGCCAGAGCATCGCGAACCGCGTCAGCACAGCAATCTCGAACTCGGTGGCCCGGCACCCGGGTTCGGCCTCCGCGGCCGCGACCCCGCCCCGGAGGCCGACACTTCACGCTGGTCACATGACAGCCGGAGCCGGAACGTCGTCGCTCGCCGAGCGGTCCGACCCGGGGACCGCGAGGAGCGTGATCAGTAACCCGAGCAGGGCGAAGCCCGCGCCCACGGCGAAGGCCAGCCGGAAGCCCTCGGTGGTGGCGCTCGCCACGGCGGCCTCGTCGGGACGGCGGCCCGCCATCAGCTCCGAGATACGGGAGTTGGCGACCGAGGAGAGCACCGCCAGTCCGAGGGCACCGCCGATCTGCTGGGTGGTGTTGATGAGCCCCGAGGCCAGTCCCGACTCCTGCGGGGTCACACCGGACACGGCGACGATCGTGACCGGTACGAACGAGAAGCCCAGCCCCAGGGCCGTGACCACCGACGGCAGCAGTACATCACCGACGAACGTACCGTCCGGTGTGATCCGGGTGAACAGCAGCAGACCCACCGTGGTCAGCGCCAGCCCTCCGAGAAGGACCGGCTTCGGGCCCGTCCTCGTCACCAGTTGGGAAGCGACACCTGCAGCGATGATGGACGCGGCCGAGAAGGGGAGGTAGGACAGCCCGGCCTCCAACGCGGAGAAACCCAGGACCACTTGGAGGTAGAGGGAGATGAAGAAGAACATCGAGAGCAGCGCGGCGCCCACGAGCAGGGAGACGCCGTTGGCGCTGGAGACATTGCGGTTGCCGAAGATCCTCAGCGGCATCACAGGATGGGCGACGAAGCGCAGTTCCACCAGGACGAACGCGCCGAGCAACACGGCGGACAGGACGAGCATGCCGATGGTCCTGGTCGAGCCCCATCCCGCCTGTTCCGCGTCGACGAGGGCGTAGACGAGGACGCTGAGGCCGACGGTGACCAGTGCGGCACCGGCGATGTCCAGGCTCGTCCGTTCATGGGCCCGGCTCTCCCGGACGAACTTCGGCGCGAGGAAGGCGGCGGCCACACCGATCGGTACGTTGACGAACATCACCCATTCCCAGCCCGCCCATTCGGTGAGCACACCGCCGAGCAGGACACCGATCGCCCCGCCCGCTCCGGCGAGGGCGCCCCAGATGCCGAGGGCCTTGTTGCGTTCGGCGCCCTCCGTGAACGTCGTCGTGACGATCGAGAGCGCGGCCGGAGCGATGATCGCGGCACCGAGGCCTTGCCCGACCCGCGCGGCGATGAGCCAGCCGGCCGTCGGGGCCAAACCGCCCACGAGAGAGGCCACGGAGAAGAGGGCGAGACCGGTGACGAAGACCCGGCGGCGCCCGAACAGGTCGGCGATCCTGCCGCCGAGCAGCAGAAACCCTCCGAAGGCTAGGGCATAGGCGTTGACGATCCACTGGACGTTGGAATCGCTGAAGTGCAGATCCCGCTGGACCGATGGCAGGGCGACGTTCACGATCGAGGCGTCCAGGACCACCATCAGCTGCGCGGCGGCCAGGATCGCCAGTGCCTTCCACCGCAAGGGGTCGGGAGATAACGGTCGTTCGGAGGGCGTGGCCATGGGGGGAGTCCGCTCCTGAGGGTGAGGTAAACTAGAAAACGGAATCGGACGTCCGATTCCGCATGGACGATACGGAGGCGCGGTTCCCCTTGTCAAACACCACCCACACCCCTGCCGCACCCGGCCGGCCCGAAGGCGGAAGGCTTCGCGCGGACGCCGCCCGCAATCGACTCAAGGTGCTTGAGGCGGCGCGCATCGCCTTCGCCGAAACCGGACACGACGCGCAGATGAGCGACATCGCCCGGCGCGCGGGGGTGGGAGTCGGAACGGTCTACCGGCACTTCCCGACCAAGGAGTCCCTGGCGCAGGCGATCGTGGAGCATCGCTTCCAGCAGGTCGTGCTGTTCCTGCGCACCGAGGTGCTACCCGACCCCGATCCTTGGAACGGCATCGTCCGCTCCTTCGAGTACTGCGCCACGATGCAGGAACTGGACCGCGGCCACATCGAGACCGTCACCGTCATGGTCGGCGGCAACAAGTTCGACGAGCGGGCGATCGCCGAGCTCAACGAACTCACCGAAACGGTGCTCAGGCGCGCCCAGGCAGAGGGCTCGGTCCGCCCGGACCTCACCGCGGCCGACATGTCACCGCTCTACATCGGTCTCGCCCAGGTCGTACTGGCCGGCGTCATCGACTGGAGGCGCTACCTCGACATCCTCCTCGACGGCATCCGTCCACGCCGGGACGGGTGTTCCGAGACGAGGGGCCAGTCCTGATCGTCGAAACGGCGGTCGTTGACCGTGCGGTACAGGCTGAGGGTGCCGAGCACGCCGCGCCGGGCCACCAGCGGATCGGAGATGAGTCCTGGCCCAGGTCCCGCCCGGGTGGTTCCGCCGCCCCGGTCGCAGGCCGGATGTCCGGGAGGGCGTGTGTTGCCGCCCTCGGGGCTGCCGGCGCCGAAGGCGAGATGCCGGCGGGCATTGGCCCGTTCGGACACATCCGTTCCGGCTCCGGAACGCCTCCGGATCGGATCCGCCGCCCTTGAGCACCAGCAACAACGGTTCCTCGGCCGGCAGTTGCGCCCAGCCCGGCCGAGTTGCCTGCGCGGTCACCCGGCGCCAGGTGGTCACCGGCGGCTCGCGCCGCAGGACCTCCTCCACTCACGCCTCGGCCAGACCTGCGTGACCCACCGCTGCGGTTCCGGGGCCGGTTCGGTCGCACCGGTGGTGCCGGGGCGGACGACCACGTACGCCTCCAGTGCGGGCGCCGGTTGGTGGATCCGTCGGGTCGAGGAACCGGCGGCGGTCGATCGCCCAGGGGCGCCGGCCACCAGCCACGGTGCGTTCGCTGATCCGCATGCCCCGTTCGCGAGTTCGAGCACGGTCGCGCGGGCGGACCACCTGTTGACCACCTGTTGACCACCTGTTGACCACCTGTTGTCCCACCGCAGTCGCTCGGTCCGTTCGAAGACGTCGGGCGGGGTCCGGGTCGGTGCGGCCGGGCTGCGGGACGCTTGAGGGGTCTCGCAGCCGGCCTCGCCGTACTGGTCGTAGCGGTTCTTCCACGTGGACAGGCGGGCGCGGGAGACGCCGGCCTCGGCGGCCACGTGGGCGATCGGACGGCTGCGGCGGCGTTCGATGCGCCATGAACCTTCGGCGTCCCTCAATGTTTCGAGGGGGCGATGTTCAGGGGGTGTTCGCCTGCCTCACCGGAGCACTTCAGCGCTTGGGCCGGCCGCGACCACGGTACGGAAGGGGAACGCGATGAGCAGGGTGATCGTGACCAGGAGCCCGCTCGCCCACAGCGGCCCCAGGTTCCCGACCGCGGTGCTCAGGGTGGTCGCGGCGATGAGCGGGCCGACGGCGGCGCCGACGTTGAGTGCCGCCGTCGCGTAGGACCCGGCCATGGTGGGCGCTTCCGCGGCCTCGTAGAGGACCCGTGTGATCAGGGTGCTGCCCAGCGCGAACGACAGGGCGCCCTGCAC is from Streptomyces sp. NBC_01314 and encodes:
- a CDS encoding IclR family transcriptional regulator, whose product is MSSLFTSSEEDRSITARTMRILMAFDRGNSTLTANELCRRSGLPVATTYRLMTKLVALGALERRGGGEYCIGLRLWEAVSGAPLANLRHAALPHMLRLSVRTRAAVLLGMRDADEIVLLEVLPGQVHIAALPGPGDRIPLGGCGMGLLLPAQAQNPEARTLIAEPVERAWPDNIVERAERTGHIVVEGKLNPGVTEVVAAIRGTNGRPLAALGVAGEMGRAHVPGAVHAVMGAADALSYKSY
- a CDS encoding MFS transporter, with protein sequence MATPSERPLSPDPLRWKALAILAAAQLMVVLDASIVNVALPSVQRDLHFSDSNVQWIVNAYALAFGGFLLLGGRIADLFGRRRVFVTGLALFSVASLVGGLAPTAGWLIAARVGQGLGAAIIAPAALSIVTTTFTEGAERNKALGIWGALAGAGGAIGVLLGGVLTEWAGWEWVMFVNVPIGVAAAFLAPKFVRESRAHERTSLDIAGAALVTVGLSVLVYALVDAEQAGWGSTRTIGMLVLSAVLLGAFVLVELRFVAHPVMPLRIFGNRNVSSANGVSLLVGAALLSMFFFISLYLQVVLGFSALEAGLSYLPFSAASIIAAGVASQLVTRTGPKPVLLGGLALTTVGLLLFTRITPDGTFVGDVLLPSVVTALGLGFSFVPVTIVAVSGVTPQESGLASGLINTTQQIGGALGLAVLSSVANSRISELMAGRRPDEAAVASATTEGFRLAFAVGAGFALLGLLITLLAVPGSDRSASDDVPAPAVM
- a CDS encoding helix-turn-helix domain-containing protein is translated as MRDAEGSWRIERRRSRPIAHVAAEAGVSRARLSTWKNRYDQYGEAGCETPQASRSPAAPTRTPPDVFERTERLRWDNRWSTGGQQVVNRWSARATVLELANGACGSANAPWLVAGAPGRSTAAGSSTRRIHQPAPALEAYVVVRPGTTGATEPAPEPQRWVTQVWPRREWRRSCGASRR
- a CDS encoding ammosamide/lymphostin RiPP family protein — encoded protein: MEGITELTQADPTQTDTATTAESPAAPEGEVTVVTADTEDDTELEGLDNLDDLDDVDFDLDEVENKIAPLALAANVSARW
- a CDS encoding NADPH-dependent FMN reductase translates to MRSARKVGGSMLETERDIGSLTGKRVRGPGDSAAPLVVGIGGTIRPSSSTELAVGAALSAARAAGARTLLFGAADLQLPLFSPAETRRTPEARALIDAIKRADGLVIGTPAYHGGVSGLVKNALDYIEDLREDSRPYLHGRAVGCVVTARGPQAASALSGLRAVVHALRGWPTPLGVTVNTETTSLAPDGNSTDPRVTAQLATMGGQVVDFLRVRAAAY
- a CDS encoding TetR/AcrR family transcriptional regulator; amino-acid sequence: MSNTTHTPAAPGRPEGGRLRADAARNRLKVLEAARIAFAETGHDAQMSDIARRAGVGVGTVYRHFPTKESLAQAIVEHRFQQVVLFLRTEVLPDPDPWNGIVRSFEYCATMQELDRGHIETVTVMVGGNKFDERAIAELNELTETVLRRAQAEGSVRPDLTAADMSPLYIGLAQVVLAGVIDWRRYLDILLDGIRPRRDGCSETRGQS
- a CDS encoding BTAD domain-containing putative transcriptional regulator; the protein is MEGRRIIRWRAGKARDLFLYLLVNRGRTVDRDELHEALWPEKVRSPQSSSIRVAKHAVDQILRGADTGDAECPAAEIVSQNGGYTLRAHDLWLDIEEFERLCGEGRRAAACNDRSTALDRFHRAQQLYSGDFMHGQNAEWVREQQEWARSLVLAALGHLLEDALCREDVSEAITLCRRTLQVDPYQENVYRTLIQLHGELGQLGQARAWYDQCCRRLSEELDVGITEDTRRAFERMMRTGACSPPHEVRLPTTTVRPAAVAAAKGAGLQSATVRITAS